From the genome of Latilactobacillus curvatus JCM 1096 = DSM 20019:
ACGCTCTCCTACCGCGGACACTTACGTGTCCACCCACAGTTTCGGTATTATGTTTAGCCCCGGTACATTTTCGGCGCAGCGGCACTCGACTAGTGAGCTATTACGCACTCTTTAAATGGTGGCTGCTTCTGAGCCAACATCCTAGTTGTCTGTGCACCGCCACATCCTTTTCCACTTAACATAAATTTTGGGACCTTAACTGGTGATCTGGGCTGTTTCCCTTTCGACTACGGATCTTATCACTCGCAGTCTGACTCCCGGAACTAAATCAATGGTATTCGGAGTTTATCTGAATTCAGTAACCCATGACGGGCCCCTAGTCCAAACAGTGCTCTACCTCCATGATCCAATATTCCGAGGCTAGCCCTAAAGCTATTTCGGAGAGAACCAGCTATCTCCAAGTTCGATTGGAATTTCACCGCTACCCACACCTCATCCCCGCCATTTTCAACTGACGTGGGTTCGGTCCTCCAGTGTGTTTTACCACACCTTCAACCTGGACATGGGTAGGTCACTTGGTTTCGGGTCTACATCTATATACTCACTCGCCCATTTCAGACTCGCTTTCGCTACGGCTCCAGCTTTTCACTTTAACCTCGCATATAAACGTAACTCGCCGGTTCATTCTACAAAAGGCACGCCATCACTCATTAACGAGCTTTGACTAATTGTAGGCACACGGTTTCAGGATCTATTTCACTCCCCTTCCGGGGTGCTTTTCACCTTTCCCTCACGGTACTGGTTCACTATCGGTCACTAGGGAGTATTTAGCCTTGGGAGATGGTCCTCCCGGATTCCGACGGAATTTCACGTGTTCCGCCGTACTCAGGATCCAGAACGGAGGTTAAGTTGTTTAATCTACGTGGTTATCACACTCTTTGACTCAGCTTCCCAGCTGATTCGATTACAACTTAACTTGGTAACTCCAATGTTCTGTCCTACAACCCCAAGAAGCAAGCTTCTTGGTTTGGGCTCTTCCCCGTTCGCTCGCCGCTACTTAGGGAATCGATTTTTCTTTCTCTTCCTGCAGGTACTTAGATGTTTCAGTTCCCCGCGTCTACCTTCATTAAGCTATGTATTCACTTAATGATAATACCCGACTAAAGGTATTGGGTTCCCCCATTCGGAAATCTCCGGATCAAAGCTTACTTACAGCTCCCCGAAGCATATCGGTGTTAGTACCGTCCTTCATCGGCTCCTAGTGCCAAGGCATCCACCGTGCGCCCTTTATAACTTAACCTAACTTTACCTACGGTAAAGGGTTATTATTTGAGTTTAGCGATATGAACTAATTCATATTTCTATTAAAAAACTCTTTAAAACGCAATGTTTTCTCGGCTTTTAAAACTAATATATTACTTATTATCCAGTTTTCAAAGAACAAAGTTTGAGAGTAGACCTCTCAAAACTAAACAAAGTTTCGACTTCGCAAATGTACAAGGTTTTCCGTATTATTCCTTAGAAAGGAGGTGATCCAGCCGCAGGTTCTCCTACGGCTACCTTGTTACGACTTCACCCTAATCATCTGTCCCACCTTAGACGGCTGGCTCCCGAAGGTTACCTCACCGGCTTTGGGTGTTACAAACTCTCATGGTGTGACGGGCGGTGTGTACAAGGCCCGGGAACGTATTCACCGCGGCATGCTGATCCGCGATTACTAGCGATTCCGGCTTCATGTAGGCGAGTTGCAGCCTACAATCCGAACTGAGAATGGTTTTAAGAGATTAGCTAAACCTCGCGGTCTCGCGACTCGTTGTACCATCCATTGTAGCACGTGTGTAGCCCAGGTCATAAGGGGCATGATGATTTGACGTCGTCCCCACCTTCCTCCGGTTTGTCACCGGCAGTCTCACTAGAGTGCCCAACTAAATGCTGGCAACTAGTAATAAGGGTTGCGCTCGTTGCGGGACTTAACCCAACATCTCACGACACGAGCTGACGACAACCATGCACCACCTGTCACTTTGTCCCCGAAGGGAAAGCTCTATCTCTAGAGTGGTCAAAGGATGTCAAGACCTGGTAAGGTTCTTCGCGTTGCTTCGAATTAAACCACATGCTCCACCGCTTGTGCGGGCCCCCGTCAATTCCTTTGAGTTTCAACCTTGCGGTCGTACTCCCCAGGCGGAGTGCTTAATGCGTTAGCTGCGGCACTGAAGGGCGGAAACCCTCCAACACCTAGCACTCATCGTTTACGGCATGGACTACCAGGGTATCTAATCCTGTTTGCTACCCATGCTTTCGAGCCTCAGCGTCAGTTACAGACCAGACAGCCGCCTTCGCCACTGGTGTTCTTCCATATATCTACGCATTTCACCGCTACACATGGAGTTCCACTGTCCTCTTCTGCACTCAAGTTTCCCAGTTTCCGATGCACTTCTTCGGTTGAGCCGAAGGCTTTCACATCAGACTTAAGAAACCGCCTGCGCTCGCTTTACGCCCAATAAATCCGGACAACGCTTGCCACCTACGTATTACCGCGGCTGCTGGCACGTAGTTAGCCGTGGCTTTCTGGTTGGATACCGTCACTACCTGATCAGTTACTATCAAATACGTTCTTCTCCAACAACAGAGTTTTACGATCCGAAAACCTTCTTCACTCACGCGGCGTTGCTCCATCAGACTTTCGTCCATTGTGGAAGATTCCCTACTGCTGCCTCCCGTAGGAGTCTGGGCCGTGTCTCAGTCCCAGTGTGGCCGATTACCCTCTCAGGTCGGCTATGCATCACGGTCTTGGTGAGCCTTTACCTCACCAACTAACTAATGCACCGCGGGTCCATCCTAAAGTGATAGCCGAAACCATCTTTCAACCTTGCACCATGCGGTGCTAGGTTTTATGCGGTATTAGCATCTGTTTCCAAATGTTATCCCCCACTTTAGGGCAGGTTACCCACGTGTTACTCACCCGTCCGCCACTCACTCAAATGTTATCAATCAGAAGCAAGCTTCTTCAATCTAACGAGAGTGCGTTCGACTTGCATGTATTAGGCACGCCGCCAGCGTTCGTCCTGAGCCAGGATCAAACTCTCGATTAAAAGTTTGTAGCTCTTGTTTTGTTACTTAATTTATTTGCTAGCGAAATTGACTTTGCAAATATGTTTTGTGCCCCGAAGGGCGACCCTACACATTTGGTTTGTCGAAACTTTGTTCAGTTTTCAAAGATCTACTGTGTTGAAACAGCTTAATTAATATACCATTTCTAACGAACACTGTCAAGCGTTTTTAAATACTTTTTGAATAAATATTCAAACTGATTTAATTACCTGACTCGTTAGCAACAATGTTTTATCTCGCTGACAACATAGACTACTATATCAGCTCTACAGCCTTTCGTCAACTATTAATCTCAACTGTTATTTATGAACTTTCATAATCTAAACAGTCGCTAGTATCCGCAATTTATGCAAATAAATGAACTATTAAACGAACAACTCGCGCAAACAACATAATATACCGAAAGTTGAAGCTTATTCACCCACAAAATACACTAAAAAAACTTTTTATAATCCCAATTTTTTTCAATAAAAAAAGCCCGCAAGCAAATCGTCTGTTTGCGGGCTTTAGTTAATCTTAATCGTTATTATTGTTGTCTGGACGCATTGTTGGGAATAATAAGACATCTCGAATTGATGCGGCATCTGTCAGTAACATGACTAACCGATCAATCCCAATTCCAAGTCCGCCAGTCGGTGGCATTCCGTATTCCAATGCTTCGATGTAATCTTCATCGATTCCTTCGGCTTCATCGTTCCCATTTTCACGTTCTTTAGCTTGTGCTTCAAACCGTTCACGTTGATCGATAGGGTCGTTTAATTCAGTAAAGGCATTTGCATATTCGTTACCGTGCATAAATAATTCCCAACGGTCTGTGAAACGATCATCTTCAGCATTCTTCTTAGCCAATGGTGAGATTTCAACTGGATGACCATAGATGAAGGTTGGTTGTACCAATGTATCTTCCACGAATTCTTCAAAGAACGCATTAATGATGTGCCCCACTTGCCAGTATGATTCATACTTCACGTGGTGTTGATCAGCTAATTCACGCGCTGCTTCAACCGTCATTGGTTGCCAGAAATCGACACCCGTCTTTTCCTTAATTGCATCGACCATGTGAACCCGTCCAAAATCACCATCAAGATCAATCGCTTGTCCTTGATATGAAATCTGACCAGTTCCTAAAACCTTGTGCGCTGCAAATCGGATGATCCCTTCTGTTTCATCCATAACGTCTTTATAATCAAAGTATGCAGCATATGTTTCTAGCATCGTAAATTCAGGATTGTGTTTCGTATCAATCCCCTCATTCCGGAATACGCGGCCAATTTCATAGACACGTTCCATCCCACCAACGATTAATCGTTTCAAATGAAGTTCAAGCGCAATCCGCAAGTACAAGTTTATGTCTAGCGCATTGTGATGGGTAATAAATGGCCGTGCTGATGCACCACCAGCTTGACCATGCAAGACAGGTGTTTCAACTTCAGTAAAGCCATTGTTATCTAAATATTCACGGACAGCAGAAATAATCTTGCTGCGTTTCGTGAACCGATCCAAGCTCTCTGGATTTGCGATTAAATCTAAGTAACGTTGACGATAGATTTGTTCCACGTTGGTTAAACCATGGAACTTATCTGGCAATGGTCGTAATGCTTTTGATAGGAAAGTCAGGTGCGTTGCTTTAACAGTTAACTCACCCATGTCAGTCTTCATAATTTGCCCAGTAATCCCTAAATGATCACCTAAGTCAGCCTTTTTGAAAATTAAATAGTTTTCTTCGCCAACTTCATCTTTACGCACGTAAATTTGGATTTTACCTGAACGGTCACGG
Proteins encoded in this window:
- the lysS gene encoding lysine--tRNA ligase, yielding MGQKDNQREMNDQLKVRREKLQLLKDEGIDPFGSRFDRTHMAAELHSEFEAIEKDDLDAKNLEVTIAGRMMSKRGKGKVGFADIRDRSGKIQIYVRKDEVGEENYLIFKKADLGDHLGITGQIMKTDMGELTVKATHLTFLSKALRPLPDKFHGLTNVEQIYRQRYLDLIANPESLDRFTKRSKIISAVREYLDNNGFTEVETPVLHGQAGGASARPFITHHNALDINLYLRIALELHLKRLIVGGMERVYEIGRVFRNEGIDTKHNPEFTMLETYAAYFDYKDVMDETEGIIRFAAHKVLGTGQISYQGQAIDLDGDFGRVHMVDAIKEKTGVDFWQPMTVEAARELADQHHVKYESYWQVGHIINAFFEEFVEDTLVQPTFIYGHPVEISPLAKKNAEDDRFTDRWELFMHGNEYANAFTELNDPIDQRERFEAQAKERENGNDEAEGIDEDYIEALEYGMPPTGGLGIGIDRLVMLLTDAASIRDVLLFPTMRPDNNNND